A section of the Bacillus pumilus genome encodes:
- a CDS encoding GNAT family N-acetyltransferase, which produces MNNITQHEVTLELAKKEDFPFMKNELQKAFTAGVIDAFGDAHDGPIPPDDVIDASFHSNDHIVYHIMLNGEKAGGVVIKINQETNHNSVDLLYISSSSHGKGIGQAAWKAIEAQYPETIVWEVVTPYFEKRNIHFYVNKCGFQIVEFYHMKHQDPNAPQEDERESEHTAPEEFEFFKFEKVMKKTCCNK; this is translated from the coding sequence ATGAACAACATCACTCAACATGAAGTGACATTAGAACTTGCAAAAAAAGAAGACTTCCCTTTTATGAAAAATGAGCTACAGAAAGCTTTTACAGCTGGCGTGATTGACGCATTTGGCGATGCGCATGACGGGCCGATTCCTCCAGATGATGTGATTGACGCATCTTTTCATTCGAATGACCACATTGTTTATCATATTATGCTAAATGGCGAAAAGGCAGGCGGCGTGGTTATTAAAATCAACCAAGAGACCAACCACAATTCAGTTGACCTATTATACATCTCTTCATCCTCACACGGAAAAGGCATTGGTCAGGCAGCATGGAAAGCCATTGAGGCGCAATATCCAGAAACGATTGTCTGGGAGGTTGTGACCCCATATTTTGAAAAACGCAACATTCACTTCTATGTCAATAAATGCGGCTTTCAAATTGTGGAGTTTTATCATATGAAACATCAAGATCCAAACGCACCTCAAGAGGATGAGAGAGAAAGTGAGCACACAGCACCTGAGGAATTTGAATTTTTTAAGTTTGAGAAAGTGATGAAGAAAACCTGCTGTAACAAATGA
- a CDS encoding MerR family transcriptional regulator translates to MMNDVQKTFFTGEFAKLFDVKKDTLFYYDKIDLFKPAGVHENGYRYYTLEQFDHFIAIQSLRAVQFPIKELKQYFTEPSRERLQSLAAEQIEKVKQEIEKLQDIQSFLMRVVETTHELSTVKIGEVLFQELPEEPVVLSASNPIDMNTSVEEISRIVGHFLKEIGIKGAAANGAVLKKEQFLQRQYHQSDQLFCRMEAPEAVKKPAGLYAVMYDQGSYEEIESAYSRLLDEIEKEDMILDGDVFEEYLLHSLMSKDEAEYITKLSVKVKKHLD, encoded by the coding sequence TTGATGAATGATGTGCAAAAAACATTTTTCACTGGAGAATTTGCCAAGTTATTTGATGTGAAGAAAGATACCTTGTTTTATTACGATAAAATTGATTTATTTAAGCCTGCTGGTGTCCATGAAAATGGGTACCGTTACTATACCCTTGAGCAATTTGACCATTTCATAGCGATCCAATCCCTTCGTGCTGTGCAATTTCCGATAAAAGAGTTAAAACAATATTTCACTGAGCCTTCCCGCGAAAGGCTTCAAAGCCTAGCAGCTGAACAAATAGAAAAGGTCAAACAAGAGATTGAAAAACTTCAAGATATCCAGTCTTTTCTTATGCGGGTGGTGGAGACAACGCATGAATTATCAACTGTGAAAATAGGGGAGGTGCTGTTTCAAGAGCTGCCGGAAGAACCAGTTGTACTAAGCGCATCAAACCCGATCGACATGAATACATCCGTAGAAGAAATATCTCGTATTGTAGGACATTTTCTAAAGGAAATTGGCATAAAAGGGGCTGCTGCAAATGGAGCTGTCTTAAAAAAGGAACAGTTCCTTCAGCGTCAATATCATCAGTCAGATCAGTTGTTCTGCCGAATGGAAGCGCCGGAAGCAGTTAAAAAACCTGCTGGCCTTTATGCGGTGATGTATGATCAAGGATCATATGAAGAGATTGAATCTGCTTATTCGCGCTTGTTAGATGAAATTGAAAAAGAGGACATGATACTAGATGGAGATGTATTTGAAGAGTATTTGCTTCATTCACTCATGTCTAAAGATGAAGCAGAGTATATAACGAAACTCAGTGTAAAAGTGAAAAAGCACTTAGATTAA
- a CDS encoding ABC transporter ATP-binding protein, whose product MSKKMSSGMGHKGGHPRGPVAKPKEFKKTLIRLIGYLKPRKFQLILVFIAAVGSTVFNVISPKLLGDATSSLFDSFTQGTAVQFDVISRILLLLILLYVVASLFSFVQQYVMAGVSQQTIAELRQEANDKLTRLPLRYFDKTTHGDTLSRVMNDIDNINTSLQQALTQVITSVITVIGIVVMMLFISPLLTLLVCLTLPLSLFAIRGITSFSQKHFKAQQKELGMINGHINEMFTGHQTVRAYGYEKKAIDTFDQLNEQLYESSRKAQFISGLMMPLMTFIGNLGYVAVSVAGGILVINGNIRVGDVQAFIQYTQQMSQPLVQASSVANLVQSAIASAERVFDILDEEEENAEEDAAIDLESLSGDVSFEQVQFGYEKDHPIIKNLSLDVKEGQTVAIVGPTGAGKTTIINLLMRFYELDQGSIRIGGVKTTDLSRQQVRDLFAMVLQDTWLFEGTIHDNIAYGRQNVSKEDVIKAAKHAYADDFIRTLPDGYDTLLTEDAGNLSQGQRQLLTIARAILSDPKILILDEATSSVDTRTEMHIQKAMNELMNGRTSFVIAHRLSTIKDADLILVMKDGTIIEKGTHSELLKQNGFYADLYMSQFTENQVG is encoded by the coding sequence ATGAGTAAGAAAATGTCTTCCGGCATGGGCCATAAAGGCGGCCACCCTAGAGGGCCTGTCGCAAAACCAAAGGAATTTAAGAAAACACTAATTCGTTTGATTGGCTATTTGAAACCGAGAAAATTTCAGCTGATCCTTGTTTTTATTGCAGCGGTCGGTTCAACCGTTTTTAATGTCATTAGTCCAAAGCTGCTAGGGGATGCCACCTCTTCCCTATTTGACAGCTTTACTCAAGGAACGGCTGTTCAATTTGATGTCATTTCGCGGATTTTATTACTGCTTATCCTATTATATGTCGTTGCCTCTCTCTTTTCATTTGTTCAGCAATATGTGATGGCGGGTGTCTCCCAACAGACCATTGCTGAATTGAGGCAGGAAGCAAATGACAAGCTCACCCGTCTCCCCCTTCGATATTTTGATAAAACAACCCATGGGGACACACTGAGCCGTGTGATGAATGACATCGATAATATTAATACTTCGCTTCAACAGGCACTCACCCAAGTGATTACATCTGTCATCACGGTCATTGGGATTGTTGTCATGATGCTATTCATTAGTCCGCTTCTGACCTTGCTCGTTTGTTTGACGCTACCGCTCAGCCTGTTTGCGATTCGCGGCATTACGTCATTTTCTCAAAAACATTTTAAAGCGCAGCAAAAAGAGCTTGGGATGATCAATGGACATATTAATGAAATGTTCACAGGGCACCAAACGGTTCGTGCATATGGCTATGAAAAGAAAGCGATCGATACATTTGATCAATTAAACGAACAGCTATATGAATCATCGAGAAAAGCGCAGTTCATTTCCGGCTTAATGATGCCATTGATGACGTTTATCGGGAACCTTGGCTATGTGGCAGTCAGTGTAGCTGGCGGTATTCTTGTAATAAACGGGAATATTCGTGTCGGGGATGTGCAGGCGTTTATCCAATATACGCAGCAAATGTCTCAACCGCTCGTGCAAGCATCAAGCGTCGCCAACTTGGTTCAATCAGCGATTGCTTCTGCTGAAAGGGTGTTTGACATCCTGGATGAGGAAGAAGAAAATGCTGAGGAAGATGCAGCAATTGACCTTGAATCACTTTCAGGCGATGTGAGCTTTGAACAAGTTCAATTTGGATATGAAAAAGACCATCCGATTATTAAAAATTTGAGTTTAGATGTCAAAGAAGGTCAAACGGTTGCGATTGTTGGGCCAACAGGCGCTGGAAAAACAACCATCATCAATCTTTTAATGCGTTTCTATGAATTAGATCAAGGCTCTATCCGCATCGGTGGCGTCAAAACTACTGATCTCAGCCGTCAGCAAGTACGCGACTTATTTGCGATGGTTCTTCAGGATACGTGGCTTTTTGAAGGGACGATTCATGACAATATTGCCTATGGCAGGCAGAACGTCTCAAAAGAGGATGTCATCAAAGCCGCCAAACATGCATATGCTGATGACTTCATCCGCACGCTTCCAGACGGATATGACACACTCTTAACAGAAGATGCCGGCAATTTGTCCCAAGGTCAGCGCCAGCTGTTAACCATCGCCCGTGCGATTTTATCTGATCCAAAGATCTTAATATTAGATGAAGCGACGAGCAGTGTGGATACACGGACAGAGATGCACATTCAAAAAGCGATGAATGAATTGATGAACGGCAGAACGAGCTTTGTCATTGCACACAGACTGTCGACGATTAAAGATGCCGACCTTATTCTAGTCATGAAAGATGGTACCATCATTGAAAAAGGAACACACAGCGAACTCTTAAAACAAAATGGCTTTTATGCAGACTTATATATGAGCCAATTTACCGAGAATCAAGTCGGTTAA
- a CDS encoding GNAT family N-acetyltransferase yields the protein MENINLSIYLRDFIEDDAEALTTLEYENRDFFQPFTSLRQEHFYTIPEQLKRIQMYQKGRKNDETYAKGIFHRETNQLIGSITLSGIVRDVIQSAWLGYGLDQNQNGKGYTTQAIALMLDEAFQKLDLHRIEAGVQPHNRGSIRVLEKAGFQKEGLSRQNVKINGEWKDHYLFAILSTDERPSILS from the coding sequence ATGGAGAATATCAACTTATCCATTTATTTGAGAGATTTTATAGAAGACGATGCTGAAGCGCTGACAACACTTGAATATGAAAATCGTGATTTCTTTCAGCCCTTTACTTCATTGAGACAAGAACATTTTTACACCATACCTGAGCAATTGAAGCGAATTCAGATGTATCAGAAAGGTCGGAAAAACGATGAGACATATGCAAAGGGTATTTTTCATCGTGAGACCAATCAACTCATTGGATCGATTACACTGTCTGGTATTGTCAGAGATGTGATTCAAAGTGCTTGGCTTGGCTACGGTCTTGATCAAAATCAAAATGGTAAAGGCTACACAACTCAAGCCATTGCGCTCATGCTTGATGAGGCATTTCAAAAGCTTGACCTGCATAGGATAGAGGCAGGTGTTCAGCCTCATAACCGCGGGTCTATTCGAGTACTTGAAAAAGCAGGCTTTCAAAAAGAAGGTCTATCTAGGCAAAATGTGAAAATTAATGGAGAATGGAAAGATCATTATTTATTTGCCATATTGTCTACAGATGAACGACCTAGTATTCTATCATGA
- a CDS encoding ABC transporter ATP-binding protein, protein MKSILSFLKPYRLSVVSIVILTFLSSMLQLYLPTLTADIVDVGIVQGDIAYIWKVGGWMVACSLLAILLTIWKSYLSSKTALGFGRDMRRQLFVHVEQFSLEEFQKIGTSSFITRSTNDVKQVQDVTIMILQMMTRAPLMLVGGIILAVSRDAVLSLIFLAALPLLGGFIYLVSRKAIPLFGQLQKKTDRLNLIMRESLSGIRVIRAFNRVDDEKERFQEANTSYKDTGLRVNRLMAYLFPFMLIIMNFTNIGIVWLGANRIDAGEMEVGNLIAFIQYAMMILMALIMLSMSFIMVPRAQASAKRMNEVLNMEPKIQDNEGTVTDLRAPAQSIRFEDVSFYYSNAEKPAVQDITFEAKTGETTAIIGSTGSGKTTLLQLMTRFYEATEGRITLDGVDIRDLPQEKLRSQMGYVSQKAVLFSGTIADNVRFGRQDASDEDVWQALRTAQAEEFVLQKDGGIDAEIDQGGSNLSGGQKQRLSIARALVRKPSFYLFDDSFSALDYKTDAKLRASLEAEKAHAALIIVAQRISTVKHSDKIIVLDEGKIAGIGTHEQLLKDNLVYQEIVASQEGQEVERG, encoded by the coding sequence ATGAAATCAATTTTATCGTTTTTAAAGCCTTATCGGCTATCCGTTGTGTCCATTGTGATCCTCACCTTTTTAAGCAGTATGCTCCAGCTGTATTTACCGACGCTTACGGCAGATATCGTCGATGTCGGGATCGTCCAAGGAGATATTGCTTACATATGGAAGGTTGGCGGCTGGATGGTGGCTTGTTCTCTACTTGCCATCTTGCTCACGATCTGGAAATCTTACTTGTCATCAAAGACTGCACTTGGCTTCGGGCGTGATATGAGAAGACAGCTTTTTGTGCATGTCGAACAATTTTCACTAGAAGAATTTCAAAAAATCGGCACGTCTTCCTTTATTACAAGATCGACAAATGATGTGAAACAAGTCCAAGATGTTACGATCATGATTTTACAAATGATGACGAGAGCCCCGCTCATGCTTGTGGGCGGAATTATTTTGGCTGTATCCCGAGATGCTGTCCTATCTCTCATCTTTTTAGCAGCCCTTCCCCTTCTTGGCGGATTTATCTATTTAGTATCGAGAAAGGCCATTCCGCTCTTCGGTCAGCTTCAGAAAAAAACAGACCGACTGAATTTAATTATGCGAGAATCTCTTTCAGGCATCCGGGTCATTCGTGCTTTTAACCGTGTAGATGATGAAAAGGAACGTTTTCAAGAAGCCAACACATCCTACAAGGATACGGGCCTTAGAGTTAACCGTTTAATGGCTTACTTGTTTCCATTTATGCTCATCATCATGAACTTCACAAATATCGGCATCGTCTGGCTTGGTGCAAACCGAATTGATGCCGGAGAGATGGAAGTTGGGAATCTGATTGCCTTTATCCAATATGCGATGATGATTTTAATGGCACTGATTATGCTGTCAATGAGTTTTATTATGGTTCCAAGAGCACAAGCATCAGCTAAACGCATGAACGAAGTGTTAAACATGGAACCGAAAATTCAAGACAATGAAGGAACGGTTACTGACCTGCGTGCGCCCGCACAATCCATTCGCTTTGAGGATGTGTCATTTTATTACTCAAATGCGGAAAAACCGGCGGTTCAAGATATTACATTTGAAGCCAAAACTGGCGAAACGACAGCTATTATCGGCAGTACAGGTTCAGGGAAAACCACCCTTCTCCAGCTAATGACGCGATTTTACGAAGCGACAGAAGGCCGGATTACACTTGATGGTGTAGACATTAGAGATTTGCCTCAGGAGAAACTGAGAAGCCAGATGGGCTATGTTTCTCAAAAAGCGGTTTTATTTAGTGGAACCATTGCCGATAATGTGCGATTTGGCAGACAGGATGCAAGCGATGAAGATGTTTGGCAGGCGCTTCGCACGGCGCAGGCAGAAGAATTTGTTTTGCAAAAAGATGGCGGCATCGATGCGGAAATTGACCAGGGTGGATCGAATCTATCTGGCGGTCAAAAGCAACGTCTTTCTATTGCAAGAGCGCTGGTGAGAAAGCCGTCATTCTATCTGTTTGACGATAGTTTCTCAGCACTTGATTATAAAACAGATGCAAAGCTTCGGGCATCATTAGAAGCCGAAAAAGCACATGCTGCTCTCATCATTGTGGCGCAAAGAATTAGCACAGTGAAGCATAGTGATAAAATCATCGTACTAGATGAAGGGAAAATTGCAGGTATCGGAACGCATGAACAATTACTGAAGGACAATCTTGTCTATCAAGAGATTGTGGCATCACAGGAAGGTCAGGAGGTGGAGCGAGGATGA